The following proteins are co-located in the Camelina sativa cultivar DH55 chromosome 12, Cs, whole genome shotgun sequence genome:
- the LOC104729553 gene encoding protein MICRORCHIDIA 2-like, giving the protein MMLRKSKSAVADVIQLDSDSDSDDGVGGRGASRSMASLMENRKAPSTIAHATVAPRETLECRSFWKAGENFVIPTGVTPTAPGMLEHARVHPKFLHSNATSHKWAFGAIAELLDNAVDEIQNGATFVKIDKIDIAKDNSPALVFQDDGAGMDPDGLRKCMSLGYSSKKSNTTIGQYGNGFKTSTMRLGADAIVFSRSTRGGKSTQSVGLLSYTFLRKTGQDDVIVPMIDTDISKERPEPIIYGSPEDWVANLEILLKWSPFSTEAELWQQFEDIGTHGTKVIIYNLWLNDEGIYELSFDDDDEDIRLREEGVHDGKRLHHKVLEQRSHISYHLRYSLRAYASTLYLKKFNNFKIILRRTPVEQFNIADELRVSEIIKYKPHTATNDQAPTEIKVGFIKEAPKLAVCGFNVYHKNRLIRPFWMVIPIGERIGNGVVGVLEANFIEPAHDKQDFERSSLFLRLEARLKKIVHSYWYAHCHIFGYKTYKTLADKSKRVAIPDQPPTANAFNPLPLPNDKISQGGPRTRDQPPTVNTSNPLPLPSDRISQGGPIIREINLSNGTSSHTFAVAAPHLRKYTGLRSNFQPVQLNPQPTATDVEINLVGKSADEISEENLQLFMSCEEYARKETELEHTVSNLEKELEENKRKCARLALLVDARKREMQQV; this is encoded by the exons ATGATGCTACGGAAGTCGAAAAGTGCAGTCGCTGATGTTATTCAGCTCGACAGTGACAGTGACAGTGACGACGGAGTAGGAGGAAGAGGGGCTTCTCGAAGTATGGCGTCGCTAATGGAGAATCGGAAAGCTCCAAGTACGATTGCTCATGCCACGGTGGCTCCTCGTGAAACCCTAGAGTGCCGGAGCTTCTGGAAAGCTGGAGAAAACTTTGTGATACCTACCGGTGTTACTCCGACTGCTCCAg GTATGCTTGAGCATGCTCGAGTTCATCCAAAGTTTCTTCACTCGAATGCTACTTCACACAAATGGGCTTTTGGAG CTATCGCTGAGCTACTTGACAATGCTGTTGACGAG ATACAAAATGGTGCTACGTTTGTTAAGATCGATAAGATTGATATTGCAAAAGATAATTCCCCAGCTTTAGTTTTCCAAG ATGATGGCGCTGGGATGGATCCCGATGGGCTCAGAAAATGCATGAGCTTAGGCTACTCGTCAAAGAAGTCTAATACGACGATTGGACAGT ATGGAAACGGTTTCAAGACAAGTACCATGAGACTTGGAGCTGATGCTATTGTTTTTAGTCGCTCAACTCGTGGAGG CAAATCTACTCAGAGCGTTGGTCTTCTGTCTTACACGTTCCTCAGAAAAACTGGTCAGGATGATGTCATTGTTCCTATG ATTGATACTGATATATCCAAGGAGCGACCAGAACCAATTATCTATGGATCTCCAGAAGATTGGGTTGCCAACCTTGAAATTCTACTCAAATGGTCTCCGTTTTCAACAGAGGCTGAACTTTGGCAGCAG TTTGAGGATATTGGAACACATGGAACAAAAGTGATTATATACAACTTGTGGCTTAATGATGAAGGTATCTATGAGCTGAGttttgacgatgatgatgag GACATCCGGCTCCGAGAAGAAGGTGTCCATGACGGAAAACGGTTGCACCATAAAGTATTAGAACAGAGATCTCATATTTCATACCACTTGCGTTACTCTCTGAGG GCTTACGCTTCAACGTTATATCTCAAAAAGTtcaacaatttcaaaattatacttCGGCGAACCCCTGTAGAGCAGTTCAACATTGCTGATGAATTAAGAGTATCTGAGATTATAAAGTACAAGCCCCATACCGCTACAAATGatcaa GCTCCCACTGAAATCAAAGTTGGATTTATAAAGGAGGCGCCTAAGCTTGCAGTTTGCGGTTTCAATGTCTATCACAAAAACCGTCTCATTCGG CCTTTCTGGATGGTCATTCCCATAGGGGAAAGAATCGGCAATGGTGTTGTGG GAGTTCTTGAAGCAAATTTCATAGAACCAGCCCACGATAAGCAAGATTTTGAGAGGTCTTCTCTATTTCTGCGGCTGGAGGCGAGGTTGAAAAAGATTGTCCATAGTTACTg GTATGCTCACTGCCACATTTTCGGATACAAAACTTATAAAACGCTTGCAGATAAGTCGAAAAGGGTGGCAATACCTGATCAACCGCCTACTGCCAATGCATTCAATCCATTGCCTTTGCCTAATGATAAAATCAGTCAAGGTGGTCCGAGAACACGTGATCAACCGCCTACTGTTAATACATCCAATCCTCTGCCTTTGCCTTCTGATAGAATTAGTCAAGGTGGTCCAATTATACGTGAAATCAATCTTAGTAATGGGACATCAAGCCATACATTTGCCGTTGCAGCGCCGCATTTGAGAAAGTACACAGGTTTAAGAAGTAACTTCCAACCTGTGCAGCTCAACCCTCAACCTACAGCTACC GACGTTGAAATCAACCTTGTTGGCAAGTCAGCGGACGAGATAAGCGAAGAGAACTTACAACTCTTCATGAG TTGCGAGGAATATGCAAGGAAAGAAACTGAACTGGAGCATACG GTTAGTAACTTAGAAAAGGAactggaagaaaataaaaggaaatgtGCACGGCTTGCATTACTCGTTGATGCCAGGAAGAGGGAGATGCAACAAGTTTAG
- the LOC104729555 gene encoding protein SHI RELATED SEQUENCE 2-like, translating into MAGIFSLGGNNNNNNGEEEEENQQQQKTNWIWYRPNANTNNINPSSSQQIWQIPPEQMLMHHHPQQQQQQSLDLYPGHQIDVSDLATSSRSITISCRDCGNQAKKDCTHMRCRTCCKSRGFDCSTHVRSTWIPVARRRERQQQLHMSTSGGGGGSGSGGTGGGSSIPKRHRDTTLPGTSSSSRLPSDSAGLEMGEASFPGEVSSDALFRCVKMSGVDDGDGQYAYQTTVNIGGHLFKGILYDQGPESSYMSAGSGGSDHQSSSAGGGNPFNPPIVADGSGGVSSAMFVDPNSGGYYSSNMTTSVFMPPGTQFYQNPPRS; encoded by the exons ATGGCTGGGATATTCTCATTAGgaggtaacaacaacaataacaacggagaagaagaagaagagaatcaacaacaacagaagACAAACTGGATTTGGTATAGACCAAACGCAAACACAAATAATATCAACCCAAGCTCGAGCCAACAGATATGGCAGATTCCACCAGAGCAGATGCTCATGCATCATcatccacaacaacaacaacaacaaagcttAGATCTTTATCCAGGTCATCAGATCGACGTCTCTGATTTAGCCACCTCATCAAGATCTATCACCATAAGCTGTCGGGACTGTGGGAACCAAGCAAAGAAAGACTGCACTCACATGCGTTGCAGGACTTGCTGTAAGAGCCGCGGATTCGATTGTTCTACACACGTGAGGAGCACTTGGATACCCGTTGCCAGACGCCGTGAGAGACAACAGCAGCTTCATATGTCCACATCTGGAGGTGGTGGCGGAAGCGGTAGTGGCGGTACAGGCGGCGGTTCGAGTATCCCTAAACGCCATAGGGATACTACTCTACCGGGAACATCTTCCTCCTCTCGCTTACCATCCGACTCAGCAG gGTTAGAAATGGGGGAAGCAAGTTTTCCAGGGGAGGTGAGCTCAGATGCGCTTTTTCGGTGTGTTAAAATGAGTGGCGTAGACGATGGGGATGGTCAATACGCTTATCAAACGACAGTCAATATCGGAGGTCACCTCTTCAAAGGAATTTTGTATGACCAAGGCCCTGAAAGCAGCTACATGAGTGCGGGTAGTGGGGGAAGTGATCATCAAAGCTCATCCGCAGGAGGAGGAAACCCGTTTAATCCTCCCATTGTGGCCGACGGTAGCGGAGGAGTTTCATCGGCAATGTTTGTAGATCCTAATTCTGGTGGATACTATTCAAGTAATATGACGACTAGTGTGTTCATGCCACCAGGTACGCAATTCTATCAAAATCCACCAAGATCTTAG
- the LOC104729556 gene encoding aldehyde dehydrogenase family 3 member F1: protein MEAMKETVEESLREMRDTFASGRTRSLKWRKRQITAIYEMVKDNEDKLCSVLFQDLGKHSTEAFRDELGHVLRSATVAINCLDKWAVPKQSNLPLLFFPAKGKVISEPYGTVLVLSSWNFPISLSLDPLIGAIAAGNTVLLKSSELSPNASAFLAKTIPAYLDNKAIKVIEGGPDVATILLQHQWDKIFFTGSPKIGRIIMAAAAQHLTPVTLELGGKCPTIVDYPTISKNIKSVVKRITGGKWGSCSGQACISVDYVLIEKSFASSLIDMLKPTIRSFFGENPKESGCLSRIVSKQHVQRLSRLLNDPRVRASIVYGGSIDEENLYVEPTILLDPPLDSEIMNEEIFGPILPIITVRDIQDSIGIIKSKAKPLAIYAFTNDENLKTRILSETSSGSVTFNDVMIQYMCDALPFGGVGESGIGRYHGKYSFDCFSHEKAIMEGSLAMDLEARYPPWNSFKLSFIRLAFSEAYFKLLLLMLGLKRSK from the exons ATGGAAGCTATGAAGGAGACTGTGGAGGAGAGcttgagagagatgagagatacGTTTGCGAGTGGGAGGACGAGGAGTCTGAAGTGGAGGAAGAGACAGATCACAGCTATATACGAGATGGTTAAAGACAACGAAGACAAGCTCTGTAGTGTTCTGTTTCAAGATTTGGGCAAACACAGTACTGAAGCTTTCAGAGATGAGCTTGGTCATGTCTTGAGATCAGCTACTGTTGCTATCAACTGTCTTGATAAATGGGCCGTCCCAAAACAG agcaacctTCCTCTGTTGTTCTTCCCAGCAAAAGGGAAAGTGATATCGGAACCATATGGGACGGTTCTTGTTCTGTCTAGCTGGAATTTTCCTATAT CTTTGTCTTTGGATCCATTGATTGGGGCAATAGCAGCAGGAAATACCGTGCTTCTCAAGTCATCTGAATTAAGCCCTAACGCATCTGCCTTCCTTGCCAAGACAATCCCGGCTTATCTTGACAATAAAGCCATCAAAGTTATCGAAGGAGGACCTGATGTCGCCACTATCCTCTTGCAGCATCAATGGGACAAGATCTTTTTCACCG GGAGTCCCAAGATTGGAAGGATCATAATGGCTGCAGCAGCACAGCATCTCACTCCTGTGACATTGGAGCTTGGGGGCAAATGTCCCACCATTGTTGATTATCCCACCATATCAAAGAACATCAAG TCGGTCGTAAAGAGGATTACTGGAGGAAAATGGGGATCTTGCAGTGGACAAGCTTGTATCTCTGTAGATTACGTTCTTATCGAAAAGAGTTTTGCGTCTTCTCTG ATTGATATGTTGAAGCCAACGATAAGGTCTTTCTTTGGGGAAAATCCTAAGGAATCTGGATGTCTCTCAAGGATTGTAAGCAAGCAACACGTTCAGAGACTGTCTCGTCTTCTTAATGATCCCCGTGTCCGAGCTTCCATCGTCTATGGTGGTTCTATAGACGAAGAGAACCT CTATGTTGAGCCAACAATCTTGTTGGACCCTCCTCTTGACTCTGAGATCATGAATGAAGAGATCTTTGGTCCAATTCTCCCGATTATCACG GTACGTGACATCCAAGATAGCATAGGGATCATCAAGTCAAAAGCAAAGCCACTTGCCATTTATGCATTCACCAATGATGAGAACCTTAAAACTAGAATTTTGTCAGAAACATCCTCGGGAAGTGTTACCTTCAATGACGTCATGATCCag TATATGTGTGATGCGTTGCCCTTTGGAGGAGTGGGAGAGAGCGGAATAGGGAGGTATCACGGGAAATACTCATTCGATTGTTTCAGTCACGAGAAGGCAATAATGGAAGGAAGCTTGGCAATGGATCTTGAAGCCCGATACCCTCCATGGAACAGCTTCAAGCTCAGTTTCATTAGACTCGCATTTAGTGAAGCTTACTTCAAGCTTCTCCTCCTCATGCTTGGGCTCAAAAGATCAAAGTGA
- the LOC104729557 gene encoding GATA transcription factor 7-like: MECVETFLGDFSVDDLLDLSNADTTSAFIREESSSSQREEEDEQEQERDKGKGLSDKSTRLSPLEDLLSFPSDDVSVGGDLEDLEWLSNFVEDSFSESYLSGDFSVSVEVQRQCVPVKPRSKRRRTNGRVWSLESPSSLLPTAVAGKKKRGRQTEEASSVDGVKQQPRRCCSHCGVEKTPQWRMGPLGAKTLCNACGVRFKSGRLLPEYRPACSPTFSTEIHSNSHRKVLELRLMKTADPVRVTR, encoded by the exons ATGGAGTGTGTAGAAACATTTCTCGGTGATTTTTCTGTCGACGACCTTCTCGACCTCTCTAATGCCGACACTACTAGTGCTTTCATACGAGAAGAGTCGTCTTCGtcacaaagagaagaagaagacgaacaagaacaagaacgtGACAAAGGTAAAGGCCTTTCGGACAAAAGTACTCGTCTTTCACCGCTTGAAGATCTCTTGTCTTTTCCTAGTGACGACGTTTCA GTTGGTGGTGATTTGGAGGACCTAGAGTGGTTATCCAATTTCGTGGAGGATTCTTTCTCGGAATCTTATCTGTCCGGTGATTTCTCGGTGTCGGTGGAGGTTCAGAGACAGTGTGTTCCGGTCAAACCCCGAAGCAAACGCCGCCGCACCAACGGCCGTGTCTGGTCTCTGGAGTCTCCATCTTCTCTGCTACCCACCGCCGTTGccggaaagaagaagagaggaagacaGACGGAGGAAGCGTCGTCCGTTGACGGAGTCAAGCAGCAGCCGAGGCGGTGCTGCAGCCATTGTGGAGTAGAGAAAACGCCTCAATGGAGAATGGGTCCATTAGGTGCCAAGACACTGTGTAATGCTTGTGGTGTCCGGTTTAAGTCGGGTCGGCTTTTACCCGAATATAGACCCGCTTGTAGCCCGACATTCTCCACCGAGATTCACTCTAACTCTCACAGGAAAGTTTTGGAGCTCCGGCTCATGAAAACAGCGGATCCGGTTCGGGTTACACGTTAG
- the LOC104729559 gene encoding cytochrome P450 84A1 isoform X2, producing MESSLSQTLSKVSDPTTALLIVVTLFIFIGLITRRRRPPYPPGPRGWPIIGNMFMMDQLTHRGLANLAKKYGGLCHLRMGFLHMYAVSSPDVARQVLQVQDSVFSNRPATIAISYLTYDRADMAFAHYGPFWRQMRKVCVMKVFSRKRAESWASVRDEVDKMVRSVSCNVGNSINVGEQIFALTRNITYRAAFGSACEKGQDEFIRILQEFSKLFGAFNVADFIPYFGWIDPQGINKRLVKARNDLDGFIDDIIDEHMKKKENQNTVDDGDVVDTDMVDDLLAFYSEEAKLVSEATDLQNSIKLTRDNIKAIIMDVMFGGTETVASAIEWALTELLRSPEDLKRVQQELAEVVGLDRRVEETDIEKLTFLKCTLKETLRMHPPIPLLLHETAEDTSIDGFFVPKKSRVMINAFAIGRDPKSWVDPETFRPSRFLEAGVPDFKGSNFEFIPFGSGRRSCPGMQLGLYALELAVAHILHCFTWKLPDGMKPSELDMNDVFGLTAPKATRLFAVPTTRLICAL from the exons ATGGAGTCTTCCTTATCACAAACACTAAGCAAAGTATCAGATCCCACGACGGCTCTTCTCATCGTCGTCACTCTTTTCATATTCATCGGCCTCATCACACGACGACGAAGGCCTCCGTATCCTCCCGGTCCACGGGGTTGGCCCATCATAGGCAATATGTTTATGATGGACCAACTCACTCACCGTGGTTTAGCCAATCTAGCTAAAAAATACGGCGGCTTGTGCCATCTCCGCATGGGATTCCTTCATATGTACGCCGTGTCATCACCGGACGTGGCTCGACAAGTCCTTCAAGTACAGGATAGCGTATTCTCGAACCGGCCTGCAACTATAGCTATAAGCTATTTGACTTACGACCGAGCGGACATGGCTTTCGCTCACTACGGACCGTTTTGGAGACAGATGAGAAAAGTGTGTGTCATGAAGGTGTTTAGCCGCAAACGAGCTGAGTCATGGGCTTCAGTTCGAGATGAAGTGGACAAAATGGTCCGGTCGGTCTCTTGTAACGTTG gTAACTCTATAAACGTCGGGGAGCAAATTTTCGCGCTGACCCGCAATATAACTTACCGGGCAGCGTTCGGTTCAGCTTGCGAAAAAGGACAAGACGAGTTCATAAGAATCTTGCAAGAATTCTCTAAGCTTTTTGGAGCCTTCAACGTAGCAGATTTCATACCTTATTTCGGGTGGATTGATCCGCAAGGGATAAACAAGAGGCTGGTGAAGGCCCGTAACGACCTAGACGGATTTATTGACGATATTATCGATGaacatatgaaaaagaaagagaatcaaAACACTGTGGATGATGGAGATGTTGTTGATACCGATATGGTCGATGATCTTCTTGCCTTCTACAGCGAAGAGGCCAAATTAGTGAGTGAGGCAACGGATCTTCAGAATTCCATCAAACTTACCCGTGACAATATCAAAGCTATTATCATG GACGTTATGTTTGGAGGAACGGAAACGGTAGCGTCGGCGATAGAGTGGGCCTTAACGGAGTTATTACGGAGCCCGGAGGATCTGAAACGGGTCCAACAAGAACTCGCGGAAGTTGTCGGACTTGACCGGCGAGTTGAAGAAACAGACATCGAAAAGTTGACTTTTCTCAAGTGCACACTCAAAGAAACCCTAAGGATGCACCCACCGATCCCACTCCTCCTCCACGAAACCGCGGAGGACACTAGTATCGACGGTTTCTTCGTTCCCAAGAAATCTCGTGTGATGATCAACGCGTTTGCGATTGGACGCGACCCGAAATCTTGGGTTGATCCGGAGACGTTTAGACCGTCGCGGTTTTTGGAAGCGGGCGTACCGGATTTCAAGGGGAGTAATTTCGAGTTTATACCGTTCGGGTCGGGTCGTAGATCGTGCCCGGGTATGCAACTAGGGTTATACGCGCTTGAGTTAGCCGTGGCTCATATATTACATTGCTTCACGTGGAAATTACCTGATGGGATGAAACCTAGTGAGCTTGACATGAATGATGTGTTCGGTCTCACGGCTCCTAAAGCCACGCGTCTTTTCGCTGTGCCGACCACGCGCCTTATATGTGCTCTTTAA
- the LOC104729559 gene encoding cytochrome P450 84A1 isoform X1 has translation MESSLSQTLSKVSDPTTALLIVVTLFIFIGLITRRRRPPYPPGPRGWPIIGNMFMMDQLTHRGLANLAKKYGGLCHLRMGFLHMYAVSSPDVARQVLQVQDSVFSNRPATIAISYLTYDRADMAFAHYGPFWRQMRKVCVMKVFSRKRAESWASVRDEVDKMVRSVSCNVGNSINVGEQIFALTRNITYRAAFGSACEKGQDEFIRILQEFSKLFGAFNVADFIPYFGWIDPQGINKRLVKARNDLDGFIDDIIDEHMKKKENQNTVDDGDVVDTDMVDDLLAFYSEEAKLVSEATDLQNSIKLTRDNIKAIIMDVMFGGTETVASAIEWALTELLRSPEDLKRVQQELAEVVGLDRRVEETDIEKLTYLKCTLKETLRMHPPIPLLLHETAEDTSIDGFFVPKKSRVMINAFAIGRDPTSWVDPETFRPSRFLEAGVPDFKGSNFEFIPFGSGRRSCPGMQLGLYALELAVAHILHCFTWKLPDGMKPSELDMNDVFGLTAPKATRLFAVPTTRLICAL, from the exons ATGGAGTCTTCCTTATCACAAACACTAAGCAAAGTATCAGATCCCACGACGGCTCTTCTCATCGTCGTCACTCTTTTCATATTCATCGGCCTCATCACACGACGACGAAGGCCTCCGTATCCTCCCGGTCCACGGGGTTGGCCCATCATAGGCAATATGTTTATGATGGACCAACTCACTCACCGTGGTTTAGCCAATCTAGCTAAAAAATACGGCGGCTTGTGCCATCTCCGCATGGGATTCCTTCATATGTACGCCGTGTCATCACCGGACGTGGCTCGACAAGTCCTTCAAGTACAGGATAGCGTATTCTCGAACCGGCCTGCAACTATAGCTATAAGCTATTTGACTTACGACCGAGCGGACATGGCTTTCGCTCACTACGGACCGTTTTGGAGACAGATGAGAAAAGTGTGTGTCATGAAGGTGTTTAGCCGCAAACGAGCTGAGTCATGGGCTTCAGTTCGAGATGAAGTGGACAAAATGGTCCGGTCGGTCTCTTGTAACGTTG gTAACTCTATAAACGTCGGGGAGCAAATTTTCGCGCTGACCCGCAATATAACTTACCGGGCAGCGTTCGGTTCAGCTTGCGAAAAAGGACAAGACGAGTTCATAAGAATCTTGCAAGAATTCTCTAAGCTTTTTGGAGCCTTCAACGTAGCAGATTTCATACCTTATTTCGGGTGGATTGATCCGCAAGGGATAAACAAGAGGCTGGTGAAGGCCCGTAACGACCTAGACGGATTTATTGACGATATTATCGATGaacatatgaaaaagaaagagaatcaaAACACTGTGGATGATGGAGATGTTGTTGATACCGATATGGTCGATGATCTTCTTGCCTTCTACAGCGAAGAGGCCAAATTAGTGAGTGAGGCAACGGATCTTCAGAATTCCATCAAACTTACCCGTGACAATATCAAAGCTATTATCATG GACGTTATGTTTGGAGGAACGGAAACGGTAGCGTCGGCGATAGAGTGGGCCTTAACGGAGTTATTACGGAGCCCGGAGGATCTGAAACGTGTCCAACAAGAACTCGCGGAAGTAGTCGGACTTGACCGGCGAGTTGAAGAAACAGACATCGAAAAGTTGACTTATCTCAAGTGCACACTCAAAGAAACCCTAAGGATGCACCCACCGATCCCACTCCTCCTCCACGAAACGGCAGAGGACACTAGTATCGACGGTTTCTTCGTACCCAAGAAATCTCGTGTGATGATCAACGCGTTTGCGATTGGACGCGACCCGACATCTTGGGTTGATCCGGAAACGTTTAGACCGTCGA GGTTTTTGGAAGCGGGCGTACCGGATTTCAAGGGGAGTAATTTCGAGTTTATACCGTTCGGGTCGGGTCGTAGATCGTGCCCGGGTATGCAACTAGGGTTATACGCGCTTGAGTTAGCCGTGGCTCATATATTACATTGCTTCACGTGGAAATTACCTGATGGGATGAAACCTAGTGAGCTTGACATGAATGATGTGTTCGGTCTCACGGCTCCTAAAGCCACGCGTCTTTTCGCTGTGCCGACCACGCGCCTTATATGTGCTCTTTAA
- the LOC104729560 gene encoding transmembrane and coiled-coil domain-containing protein 4-like: protein MVESTSNLTPTQRYAAGALFAIALNQAQINQTQPLGIPSAEDDDGGDEERRSNCSSGDSVSDDPSLWVHETSCLLRPVFRCLEIDSPAWLGLEQTACSTPAKHHIGAFTRLLSEEASDASVEMVEQEMALAKAADSMVYNIQSSVSIDAKKEKHQEYENECREKYKVPEVKSKEVDLDKEKDKKEAAESVETESLEAGVVIIDGSHKPEVLEDEKSVKEVTLLSHQRKINVLYELLSACLSDKHLEDKKCSRRRKGYDARHRVALRLLATWFNIEWIKVEAIETMVACSAMAIQKSAEMKGEDALSPSSSWAKWKRGGIIGAAAITGGTLMAITGGLAAPAIAAGFGALAPTLGTIIPVIGAGGFAAAASAAGTVAGSVAVAASFGAAGAGLTGTKMARRIGDLDEFEFKAIGENHNQGRLAVEVLIAGVVFEEEDFVKPWEGLTSNMERYTLQWESKNLILVSTAIQDWLTSRLAMELMKQGAMHTVLASLLMALAWPATILVAADFIDSKWSIAIDRSDKAGRVLAEALQKGLQGNRPITLVGFSLGARVIFKCLQTLAETEQNADLVERVVLLGAPISINNENWRDVRKMVAGRFINVYATNDWTLGIAFRASLFSQGLAGIQPICIPGIENVDVTDMVEGHSSYLWKTQQILERLEIDTYYPVFRDTL, encoded by the exons ATGGTGGAATCTACGTCGAATTTGACTCCGACGCAGAGATATGCGGCCGGCGCATTGTTCGCGATCGCTCTCAACCAAGCGCAAATTAACCAGACTCAGCCGTTAGGGATCCCGTCGGCAGAAGACGACGACGGAGGTGACGAAGAGCGTAGAAGCAATTGCAGTAGCGGAGATTCTGTCTCCGATGACCCAAGCCTTTGGGTACACGAGACGTCTTGCCTTCTTCGACCCGTTTTCAG ATGTCTTGAGATTGATTCACCGGCTTGGCTTGGTCTCGAGCAAACAGCTTGCTCGACTCCGGCTAAGCACCACATCGGAGCG TTCACGAGGTTACTCTCAGAAGAAGCGAGTGATGCTTCTGTCGAAATGGTGGAGCAAGAGATGGCATTAGCTAAAGCTGCTGATTCTATGGTGTACAACATTCAAAGCTCTGTCTCGATAGATGCTAAGAAGGAGAAGCATCAGGAGTATGAAAACGAATGCCGTGAGAAATATAAAGTTCCTGAGGTCAAATCAAAAGAGGTGGATTTGGATAAAGAGAAGGATAAGAAGGAGGCGGCTGAAAGTGTTGAAACAGAGAGTCTTGAAGCGGGTGTGGTTATTATAGATGGAAGCCATAAGCCTGAAGTTCTTGAAGATGAGAAATCTGTTAAGGAAGTGACATTGCTTAGCCATCAGAGGAAGATTAATGTTCTTTATGAACTCCTTTCTGCTTGCTTGTCAGATAAACATCTTGAGGATAAGAAATGTTCTCGGCGTAGGAAAGGCTATGATGCTCGTCATCGCGTTGCTCTCCGTTTACTTGCGACCTGGTTTAACATTGAGTGGATTAAAGTG GAAGCAATTGAGACAATGGTCGCATGCTCTGCCATGGCCATTCAGAAGTCTGCTGAAATGAAGGGTGAAGATGCTCTATCTCCTTCGAGTTCATGGGCTAAGTGGAAGCGTGGAGGCATCATTGGTGCCGCTGCTATCACAGGGGGAACTTTGATGGCCATCACTGGTG GATTGGCTGCTCCAGCTATTGCTGCAGGGTTTGGTGCATTGGCACCAACACTGGGCACAATTATACCGGTGATAGGAGCTGGTGGGTTTGCTGCTGCGGCTAGTGCCGCCGGAACTGTTGCTGGCTCCGTTGCGGTTGCAGCATCATTTGGAG CTGCTGGAGCTGGTCTCACAGGGACTAAGATGGCGAGGAGAATTGGGGACCTTGATGAGTTCGAATTTAAAGCTATTGGCGAAAATCATAATCAAGGA CGGTTAGCAGTGGAAGTCTTGATTGCTGGTGttgtttttgaagaagaagattttgtgAAACCATGGGAAGGGTTAACTAGCAATATGGAGAG GTACACGCTGCAATGGGAGTCCAAGAATCTTATCTTAGTGAGCACTGCAATTCAGGATTGGCTTACTTCAA GGCTTGCCATGGAATTGATGAAACAAGGAGCGATGCACACTGTGTTGGCCTCTCTTTTAATGGCATTGGCGTGGCCAGCGACAATATTGGTAGCTGCTGATTTCATAGATAGCAAATGGAGTATTGCTATTGATAG ATCGGACAAAGCAGGAAGAGTTCTAGCTGAAGCGCTACAAAAAGGCTTGCAAGGAAATAG ACCCATCACTCTCGTGGGTTTTTCTCTTGGTGCTCGTGTCATCTTCAAATGCCTCCAAACACTGGCCGAGACAGAACAAAACG CTGATCTTGTGGAAAGAGTTGTACTTCTTGGAGCACCCATTTCAATCAATAATGAGAACTGGCGAGACGTAAGGAAG ATGGTAGCTGGAAGATTCATCAATGTTTATGCCACAAACGACTGGACCCTTGGTATTGCATTTCGCGCCAG TTTATTCTCCCAAGGATTAGCCGGAATCCAACCAATTTGTATCCCTGGGATCGAAAAT GTGGATGTAACCGATATGGTGGAAGGTCACTCTTCATATCTATGGAAAACTCAGCAGATTCTAGAAAGACTCGAGATCGACACTTATTACCCTGTTTTCCGAGACACTCTCTAA